One stretch of Ornithinimicrobium ciconiae DNA includes these proteins:
- a CDS encoding pyruvate, water dikinase regulatory protein, whose protein sequence is MSGTPLELHVIGDSTGDTAARVARAAAAQYAAYDLRIIRHPRITSPEGLRAVIRHLDPANTRMAVFSTVVDDELRALVAQLCAERAIAHADLLEPALAALQSATGAAPERVIRPVGVGEDYFKRIQAMEFAIANDDGHLTNPLRQADIVLIGVSRSGKTPLAMYLGYLGYRTSNIPLVRGIDPPEELYRVDRWKIVGLTLDPERLKEIRQKRVRALGSRRQGDGYTELIRIYEELDEVSSIQRRLGCPVIDTTALALEEAAGRVIEIVERRRLAATGS, encoded by the coding sequence ATGAGTGGCACTCCCCTGGAACTGCACGTGATCGGCGACTCGACCGGTGACACCGCCGCCCGGGTGGCTCGCGCCGCCGCCGCGCAGTATGCGGCCTACGACCTGCGGATCATCCGGCACCCGCGGATCACCTCGCCTGAGGGGCTGCGCGCCGTCATCCGCCACCTGGACCCGGCGAACACCCGGATGGCCGTCTTCTCCACCGTCGTCGACGACGAGCTGCGAGCCCTGGTCGCGCAGTTGTGTGCTGAACGGGCGATCGCCCATGCCGACCTGCTCGAGCCGGCCCTGGCCGCCCTGCAGTCGGCCACCGGGGCGGCCCCCGAGCGGGTCATCCGCCCGGTGGGGGTCGGGGAGGACTACTTCAAGCGGATCCAGGCCATGGAGTTCGCCATCGCGAACGACGACGGGCACCTGACCAACCCCCTCAGACAGGCCGACATCGTGCTCATCGGCGTGTCCCGTTCGGGCAAGACCCCCTTGGCGATGTACCTGGGCTACCTGGGCTACCGGACCTCCAACATCCCCCTGGTGCGCGGCATCGATCCTCCGGAGGAGCTCTATCGGGTGGACCGGTGGAAGATCGTGGGCCTGACCCTGGATCCGGAGCGGCTCAAGGAGATCCGCCAGAAGCGGGTGCGCGCGCTGGGCAGCCGTCGCCAGGGCGACGGCTACACCGAGCTGATCCGCATCTATGAGGAGCTCGACGAGGTCAGTTCCATCCAGCGCCGGCTGGGGTGCCCGGTCATCGACACGACCGCGCTGGCGCTCGAGGAGGCTGCCGGCCGGGTGATCGAGATCGTCGAGCGGCGCCGTCTGGCCGCCACTGGCAGCTAG
- the ppdK gene encoding pyruvate, phosphate dikinase, with amino-acid sequence MSPESSSAAQTTRYLYDLADGDASMKALLGGKGANVAEMLRLGVPVPDGFTITTQASIDSMNTGGEWPASLWSETQEALERLEERTGRTLGSAERPLLVSVRSGAVVSMPGMMDTILNLGIGDSTVEALGAESDNPRFAWDSYRRFIQMYGEVVEGVPAHAFEDELTALKRTRGVEQDTDLSVEDLKELVEKFKSVAREHMGAEFPTEPREQLQRAIDAVFRSWMNPRAGIYRKAHGISDSLGTAVNVMQMVFGNRGDTSATGVCFTRNPSTGAQELYGEFLVNAQGEDVVAGIRTPRPLAEMESVLPEAYGQLLDTMKRLEGHYGDMQDIEFTVEEGTLYLLQTRNGKRTAPAAFKVARDLVEEGVITKEQALRRIEAGQLDQLLHPAIDPDHGKTPITKGLNASPGAAVGEIVFDSDTAEARGKAGDAVILVRWETTPDDIAGTIAAQGVLTAHGGMTSHAAVVARGMGKPCVAGASAAKIDAAAKKVTIGDTVLHEGDTITLDGSTGEVYAGALELVPPQVNEDFSAVVGWADEVRRMDVRANADNGEDAARAREFGAQGIGLCRTEHMFMAEDRLPAVREMILADDEESRAAALEKILPMQQADFEAIFEAMSGLPVTIRLLDPPLHEFLPDLVEQALTVQRLELQGGTDAELREARLLLSQVKKLTEMNPMLGTRGVRLALLYPEIPTMQVRAIARAAFAVRERGGEPIVEIMVPLVAYAEELRRLRELIEDTLAEEFEAAGQQFDYTVGTMIELPRAAVVADQIAEHADFFSFGTNDLTQTGIGISRDDAEGSFLAPYVDDDIVPDNPFASIDIDGVGGLVRLGTEGGRSTKSDLKVGVCGEHGGDPASITFFESIGLDYVSCSPFRVPIARFAAARAVLDAQDQAGDG; translated from the coding sequence ATGAGCCCAGAGTCGAGTTCAGCCGCCCAGACCACCCGATACCTCTACGACCTCGCCGATGGCGATGCGTCGATGAAGGCGCTGCTCGGCGGGAAGGGAGCCAACGTCGCCGAGATGTTGCGCCTCGGCGTGCCGGTGCCCGACGGCTTCACGATCACCACGCAGGCCTCCATCGACTCGATGAACACCGGCGGGGAGTGGCCGGCGAGCCTGTGGTCGGAGACTCAGGAGGCGTTGGAGCGCCTCGAGGAGCGCACCGGTCGGACCCTGGGGTCGGCGGAGCGCCCGCTGCTGGTCTCGGTCCGCTCCGGTGCCGTGGTCTCCATGCCCGGCATGATGGACACCATCCTCAACCTCGGGATCGGCGATTCGACGGTCGAGGCCCTCGGCGCCGAGTCCGACAACCCGCGCTTCGCCTGGGACTCCTACCGGCGCTTCATCCAGATGTACGGCGAGGTCGTCGAGGGTGTCCCGGCCCACGCCTTCGAGGACGAGCTCACCGCGCTGAAGCGCACCCGCGGCGTCGAGCAGGACACCGACCTGTCCGTCGAGGACCTCAAGGAACTCGTGGAGAAGTTCAAGTCCGTGGCGCGCGAGCACATGGGCGCCGAGTTCCCGACCGAGCCCCGTGAGCAGCTGCAGCGCGCCATCGACGCCGTCTTCCGGTCGTGGATGAACCCCCGTGCCGGGATCTACCGCAAGGCCCACGGCATCTCCGACAGCCTGGGCACCGCCGTCAATGTCATGCAGATGGTCTTCGGCAACCGCGGCGACACCTCCGCGACCGGCGTCTGCTTCACCCGCAACCCGTCCACCGGCGCGCAGGAGCTCTATGGCGAGTTCCTGGTCAACGCCCAGGGCGAGGACGTCGTCGCCGGCATCCGCACCCCGCGCCCGCTGGCGGAGATGGAGTCCGTGCTGCCCGAGGCCTACGGTCAACTGCTCGACACGATGAAGCGTCTTGAGGGCCACTACGGCGACATGCAGGACATCGAGTTCACCGTGGAGGAGGGGACCCTCTATCTCCTCCAGACCCGCAACGGCAAGCGCACCGCCCCCGCAGCCTTCAAGGTCGCTCGCGACCTGGTCGAGGAGGGCGTCATCACCAAGGAGCAGGCGCTGCGGCGCATCGAGGCCGGCCAGCTCGACCAGCTGCTCCACCCGGCCATCGATCCGGACCACGGAAAGACCCCCATCACCAAGGGCCTCAACGCCTCCCCCGGCGCTGCCGTCGGTGAGATCGTCTTCGACTCCGACACGGCCGAGGCCCGCGGCAAGGCTGGAGACGCGGTCATCCTGGTCCGCTGGGAGACCACTCCCGACGACATCGCCGGCACCATCGCCGCCCAGGGTGTGCTCACCGCACACGGTGGCATGACCTCCCACGCGGCGGTCGTCGCCCGCGGCATGGGCAAGCCCTGCGTGGCGGGTGCGTCGGCGGCCAAGATCGACGCCGCCGCCAAGAAGGTCACCATCGGGGACACGGTGCTCCACGAGGGCGACACGATCACCCTGGACGGGTCCACCGGCGAGGTGTATGCCGGGGCGCTCGAGCTCGTTCCGCCGCAGGTCAACGAGGACTTCTCGGCTGTGGTCGGCTGGGCCGACGAGGTGCGCCGGATGGACGTCCGGGCCAACGCTGACAACGGCGAGGACGCAGCCCGAGCCCGCGAGTTCGGCGCGCAGGGCATCGGCCTGTGCCGCACTGAGCACATGTTCATGGCCGAGGACCGCCTCCCGGCCGTCCGCGAGATGATCCTCGCCGACGACGAGGAGTCCCGCGCAGCTGCTCTGGAGAAGATCCTGCCCATGCAGCAGGCCGACTTCGAGGCAATCTTCGAGGCGATGAGTGGCCTGCCGGTGACGATCCGACTGCTCGACCCGCCGCTGCACGAGTTCCTGCCCGACCTGGTCGAGCAGGCCCTGACCGTGCAGCGCCTAGAGCTGCAGGGTGGCACCGACGCGGAGCTGCGTGAGGCGCGGCTGCTGCTGTCCCAGGTCAAGAAGCTCACCGAGATGAACCCCATGCTCGGCACCCGCGGCGTCCGCCTGGCCCTGCTCTACCCCGAGATCCCGACGATGCAGGTGCGTGCCATCGCCCGCGCCGCCTTCGCGGTCCGCGAGCGCGGCGGCGAGCCGATCGTGGAGATCATGGTGCCGCTGGTCGCCTACGCAGAGGAGCTGCGACGTCTCCGCGAGCTCATCGAGGACACCCTCGCTGAGGAGTTTGAGGCAGCGGGCCAGCAGTTCGACTACACGGTCGGCACGATGATCGAGCTGCCGCGGGCGGCCGTCGTCGCCGACCAGATCGCCGAGCACGCCGACTTCTTCTCCTTCGGCACCAACGACCTCACCCAGACCGGCATCGGCATCTCCCGGGACGACGCCGAGGGTTCCTTCCTGGCGCCCTATGTCGATGACGACATCGTGCCGGACAACCCGTTCGCCTCGATCGACATCGACGGCGTAGGCGGTCTAGTGCGCCTGGGCACCGAGGGCGGTCGCAGCACGAAGTCCGACCTCAAGGTGGGTGTCTGTGGTGAGCACGGCGGCGACCCCGCCTCGATCACCTTCTTTGAGTCGATCGGCCTGGACTACGTGTCCTGCTCGCCGTTCCGGGTGCCGATCGCACGGTTCGCAGCCGCGCGGGCCGTCCTCGACGCGCAGGACCAGGCGGGCGACGGCTGA
- a CDS encoding (2Fe-2S)-binding protein: MFQVDAEGLLPLTTALDADHLAERFAATRVGLATGTGLPLAEVLPRTAVSAAQVGLVSRFWSIALASVALHGWVPDLTPDRVRVDPSHRNPSPLALEDPGAGRSVVGLTETVAAVEELVVHGAVAAVTDACREHGRTSANVLVSNAASSLVAAARVLGGKVPTRASHLEAVSRQLLERPWLAAGGAYQSVTVEVVASSEADTETDTEADTETDPETNPAAGSTQFKRTGCCLYYRLPGHGLCPDCVLVRPGHAADDHH; the protein is encoded by the coding sequence GTGTTCCAGGTCGACGCGGAGGGGCTGCTGCCCCTGACCACGGCCCTGGACGCCGACCACCTGGCCGAACGTTTCGCCGCCACCAGGGTCGGCCTGGCCACCGGCACCGGACTGCCACTGGCTGAGGTGCTCCCCAGGACCGCCGTCTCGGCGGCCCAGGTCGGGCTCGTGTCCCGCTTCTGGTCGATCGCCCTGGCCTCTGTGGCGCTGCACGGCTGGGTGCCTGACCTGACGCCCGATCGGGTGCGGGTGGACCCGAGTCACCGCAACCCCTCCCCTCTGGCCCTCGAGGATCCCGGGGCGGGGCGGTCCGTGGTCGGGCTCACGGAGACGGTCGCAGCGGTGGAGGAGCTCGTCGTCCACGGCGCCGTCGCAGCGGTCACCGACGCCTGCCGTGAGCACGGGCGCACGTCGGCGAACGTCCTGGTGAGCAATGCCGCATCCAGCCTCGTGGCGGCCGCACGGGTCCTGGGCGGCAAGGTGCCCACGCGGGCGTCCCACCTGGAGGCCGTCTCCCGCCAGTTGCTCGAACGTCCGTGGTTGGCGGCCGGGGGCGCCTACCAGAGCGTCACGGTCGAGGTAGTGGCCAGCTCTGAGGCCGACACCGAGACCGACACTGAGGCCGACACCGAGACCGACCCCGAGACCAACCCGGCGGCCGGCTCAACGCAGTTCAAGCGCACCGGGTGCTGCCTCTACTACCGCCTGCCGGGCCACGGCCTCTGCCCAGACTGCGTGCTCGTGCGCCCCGGCCACGCGGCCGACGACCACCACTGA
- a CDS encoding amidohydrolase, which translates to MTLAITNAHVVPVDGEPFEGTIVVDNGTITALGAEIEVPDGAETINAGGQWVLPGLIDAHVHLGVWEEGEGWAGQDTNEMTDPVMAAARALDGINPREQGFDDALAGGITSVNVNPGSGNPIGGLTVALKTYGRYVDEMVLRSPSGLKAALGENPKRVYGDQKKTPSTRLGVALILRKAFTEARNYLEKTAKTTAEGEYAEGHLVNQALVQVLNREIPWRQHCHRADDIATAIRIAEEFGYELVLDHGTESYLIADLIAEKGIPVLYGPLIVSRSKVEVRERTPAAPGILDRAGVKVSIITDHPVVPIEHLITQVALAVREGMDRDAALRSVTINPAEVMGVADRVGSLAVGKDADLVLWSGDPIDLQSRALRVWIEGREVYSYDEQERRGTVLTR; encoded by the coding sequence ATGACCCTGGCCATCACCAATGCCCACGTCGTCCCGGTTGACGGAGAGCCGTTCGAGGGGACGATCGTCGTGGACAACGGCACGATCACGGCACTCGGGGCCGAGATCGAGGTCCCGGACGGTGCGGAGACCATCAACGCCGGTGGCCAGTGGGTGCTCCCGGGCCTGATCGACGCCCACGTCCACCTCGGGGTGTGGGAGGAGGGCGAGGGCTGGGCCGGCCAGGACACCAACGAGATGACCGATCCCGTCATGGCAGCCGCTCGGGCACTGGACGGCATCAACCCGCGCGAGCAGGGCTTCGACGACGCCCTCGCAGGCGGCATCACCTCCGTCAACGTCAACCCCGGCTCGGGCAACCCGATCGGCGGGCTCACCGTCGCTCTGAAGACCTACGGCCGCTATGTCGATGAGATGGTGCTGCGCAGCCCCTCCGGTCTCAAGGCCGCCCTCGGCGAGAACCCCAAGCGTGTCTACGGCGACCAGAAGAAGACCCCCTCCACCCGGCTCGGCGTCGCGCTGATCCTGCGCAAGGCCTTCACCGAGGCCCGCAACTACCTCGAGAAGACCGCCAAGACCACCGCCGAGGGCGAGTATGCCGAGGGGCACCTGGTCAACCAGGCCCTCGTCCAGGTCCTCAACCGCGAGATCCCGTGGCGTCAGCACTGCCACCGGGCCGACGACATCGCCACAGCCATCCGGATCGCCGAGGAGTTCGGCTACGAGCTCGTTCTCGACCATGGCACCGAGAGCTACCTGATCGCCGACCTGATTGCGGAGAAGGGGATCCCGGTGCTCTATGGCCCCCTCATCGTCAGCCGCTCCAAGGTCGAGGTGCGGGAGCGCACCCCGGCGGCGCCCGGCATCCTCGACCGGGCTGGAGTCAAGGTCTCGATCATCACCGACCACCCCGTCGTCCCGATCGAGCACCTCATCACCCAGGTCGCGCTCGCGGTGCGCGAGGGGATGGACCGCGATGCCGCGCTGCGGTCCGTGACCATCAACCCGGCCGAGGTGATGGGGGTGGCCGACCGGGTGGGGTCGCTGGCGGTCGGTAAGGACGCCGACCTGGTGCTGTGGTCCGGCGACCCGATCGACCTGCAGTCCCGCGCCCTGCGGGTGTGGATCGAGGGCCGCGAGGTCTACAGCTATGACGAGCAGGAACGACGCGGCACCGTCCTGACCCGCTGA
- a CDS encoding WhiB family transcriptional regulator → MDWRNRAACLDEDPELFFPIGNTGPALQQIEEAKAVCRRCPVMDTCLKWALETGQDAGVWGGLSEDERRALKRRKARARRAG, encoded by the coding sequence ATGGATTGGCGCAATCGCGCTGCCTGCTTGGATGAGGACCCAGAGCTGTTCTTCCCGATCGGCAACACTGGTCCCGCCCTGCAGCAGATCGAGGAGGCCAAGGCCGTCTGCCGACGCTGCCCCGTCATGGACACGTGCCTGAAGTGGGCTCTTGAGACCGGCCAGGACGCCGGTGTCTGGGGCGGACTCTCAGAGGACGAGCGACGAGCCCTGAAGCGCCGCAAGGCGCGCGCCCGCAGAGCTGGCTGA